The Thomasclavelia ramosa DSM 1402 genome includes a region encoding these proteins:
- the pth gene encoding aminoacyl-tRNA hydrolase: protein MKLIVGLGNPGKEYEGTRHNCGFMVVDELANKLNTEINQNKFKGLYTKVKYHGEDVILLKPQTYMNLSGESVIAAMNFFKLDKEDIIVIYDDLDMPVGKLRLRKTGSAGGHNGIKNIIAHLSSQDFKRIRVGIDRHKYMKVVDYVLSRFAKEETEAINQGIDKASDAVLDYLDHDFDYIMNRYN from the coding sequence TTGAAATTAATTGTAGGATTAGGAAACCCTGGGAAAGAGTATGAAGGAACTCGTCACAACTGTGGGTTTATGGTAGTAGATGAATTAGCTAATAAATTAAATACAGAAATAAATCAGAATAAATTCAAAGGTTTATATACAAAGGTAAAATATCATGGAGAAGATGTTATTTTATTAAAGCCGCAAACATATATGAATCTTTCTGGTGAGTCAGTAATTGCTGCAATGAATTTTTTTAAACTGGATAAAGAAGATATTATTGTTATCTATGATGATCTGGATATGCCGGTTGGTAAATTAAGATTACGTAAAACTGGCAGCGCTGGGGGGCATAATGGGATAAAAAACATTATCGCTCATTTATCTAGTCAAGATTTTAAACGAATTCGTGTGGGAATTGATCGTCACAAGTATATGAAAGTAGTTGATTATGTTTTATCAAGGTTTGCAAAAGAGGAGACTGAAGCAATCAATCAAGGAATTGATAAGGCTAGTGATGCTGTTTTGGATTATCTTGATCATGATTTTGATTACATTATGAATCGTTATAATTAG
- the pulA gene encoding type I pullulanase yields MEKSAIRMIAKMVSVNKIEVQLIRRYYEGNCPRFYLRDLNNNTLIEIEISAKFVEEEYVHYYFDNVEIDFCHVYQIVDAYGLAETLQYTQLIYDAEFLKNNYYDGNDLGNSYHEDYTIFKVWAPTALAVKVAITKDHTTYSYEMKRIGNGVFCSYVAGNFDNCEYVYLVRHHDSYIKALDPYAYGSSSNGKSSYIVDLNKIKIDLNRECLKPLKNKTDAIIYEASVRDFTMYENSLSKYKGKFAGIRETGLLTKHGNSAGLDYLVELGITHIQLLPIYDFATVDENHQEVLYNWGYDPAQYNVPEGSYCTDPNDGYSRIVECKQMIADLHAKGIRVVMDVVYNHMYDVNASAFERIVPGYYFRKNPDGSLSNGSWCGNDLDSGEHMVRKYIIDMSRRWQSFYGVDGYRFDLMGIIDIETINRVYQICSAYDASFMVYGEGWNMPTNLPDEQKAMQDNHAKMPKISFFNDEYREVIKGGSSDNVLVNKGFITGNLYETEKARNVITATNRYTSPDQSINYVECHDNATVFDKLYISNVEEGLDGIITRQKNLTIMVLLSQGIPFIHAGQEFYRTKGGIGNTYNSPDNINCINWDFRDIYKDDINEIRKIIQLRKDNKCFRYATRKEIEANVMVENIDFKMLKYTLKQDEGEYREFVIYINPSSFTFDYEETAYQHLYGEITDQQIGARTIVVLAR; encoded by the coding sequence ATGGAAAAAAGTGCCATTAGAATGATTGCAAAGATGGTATCTGTAAATAAAATCGAAGTACAATTGATTAGAAGATATTACGAAGGAAATTGTCCTCGTTTTTATTTGAGAGATTTAAATAATAATACTTTGATAGAAATAGAAATATCCGCTAAATTTGTAGAAGAAGAATACGTTCATTACTATTTCGATAATGTCGAAATAGATTTTTGTCATGTTTATCAAATTGTAGATGCATATGGTTTAGCGGAAACCCTCCAATATACTCAACTGATCTATGATGCTGAGTTTTTAAAAAATAACTATTATGATGGTAATGATTTAGGAAATTCATATCATGAAGATTATACGATTTTTAAAGTATGGGCTCCAACAGCGTTAGCTGTTAAAGTTGCAATTACTAAAGACCATACTACATATAGTTATGAAATGAAAAGAATTGGTAACGGTGTTTTTTGTTCATATGTTGCGGGAAATTTTGATAACTGTGAGTATGTTTATCTAGTACGACATCATGATAGTTATATTAAGGCATTGGATCCATATGCTTATGGATCTTCATCAAATGGTAAAAGTAGTTATATTGTTGATTTAAATAAGATTAAGATCGACCTGAATCGGGAATGTTTAAAGCCATTAAAAAATAAGACAGATGCGATTATTTATGAAGCTAGTGTCCGTGATTTTACGATGTATGAAAACAGTTTAAGTAAGTACAAAGGAAAATTCGCTGGAATTAGAGAAACTGGGTTATTGACTAAACATGGTAATAGTGCAGGGTTAGATTATTTAGTGGAATTAGGAATAACACATATACAATTATTGCCAATCTATGATTTTGCGACTGTCGATGAAAATCACCAGGAAGTACTATATAATTGGGGATATGATCCAGCTCAGTATAATGTTCCTGAAGGAAGTTATTGTACAGATCCTAATGATGGTTACAGCAGGATCGTTGAGTGTAAACAGATGATAGCAGATCTGCATGCGAAAGGAATTCGGGTAGTGATGGATGTTGTCTATAACCATATGTATGATGTTAATGCGAGTGCTTTTGAACGAATCGTACCTGGCTACTATTTTAGAAAAAATCCAGATGGGAGTTTATCAAATGGTTCATGGTGTGGTAATGATTTGGATAGTGGTGAACATATGGTGCGTAAGTATATTATAGATATGTCGAGACGCTGGCAAAGTTTTTATGGTGTTGACGGGTATCGTTTTGATTTAATGGGAATTATTGATATTGAAACGATTAATCGTGTCTATCAAATTTGTTCTGCTTACGATGCTTCATTTATGGTTTATGGGGAGGGTTGGAATATGCCGACTAATTTACCAGATGAGCAAAAGGCGATGCAGGATAATCATGCAAAAATGCCGAAAATTAGTTTTTTTAATGATGAATATCGTGAGGTTATTAAAGGTGGAAGCAGTGATAATGTTTTAGTTAATAAAGGTTTTATTACGGGAAATCTTTACGAAACAGAAAAGGCAAGAAATGTAATTACAGCGACTAATCGTTATACAAGTCCGGACCAATCAATTAATTATGTTGAATGTCATGATAATGCGACGGTTTTTGATAAATTGTATATTTCTAATGTTGAAGAAGGTTTAGATGGGATAATAACTCGACAAAAGAATCTTACGATCATGGTGTTATTGTCGCAGGGAATTCCCTTTATCCATGCGGGACAAGAATTTTATCGAACTAAAGGCGGGATTGGGAATACTTATAATTCACCTGATAATATTAACTGTATTAATTGGGATTTTCGAGATATTTATAAAGATGATATTAATGAGATAAGAAAAATTATTCAATTACGTAAAGATAATAAGTGTTTTCGCTATGCAACTAGAAAAGAGATTGAAGCAAATGTTATGGTTGAAAATATTGACTTTAAAATGTTAAAATATACTCTAAAACAAGATGAAGGTGAATATCGTGAATTTGTTATTTACATTAACCCATCAAGTTTTACATTTGATTATGAAGAAACTGCTTATCAGCACCTTTATGGTGAAATTACTGATCAGCAAATAGGAGCTAGAACGATTGTTGTTCTAGCAAGATAG
- a CDS encoding glycoside hydrolase family 35 protein translates to MGSIEVNKEFFINGNKVKIISGAVHYFRIVPEYWRDTLLDLKAMGCNTVETYVPWNLHEPYQGKYDFSGIKDIETFLKLAEELELFVILRASPYICAEWEMGGLPAWLLKYPRIRLRTNDKQYLKCLDQYFSILLPKLSKYQITQNGPIILAQLENEYGSYGEDKEYLLAVYQMMRKYGIEVPLFTADGTWHEALNAGSLLEKKVFPTGNFGSQAKENITVLKKFMESYQITAPLMCMEFWDGWFNRWNQEIIKRDPQEFVNSAQEMLSLGSVNFYMFQGGTNFGWMNGCSARKEHDLPQITSYDYDAILTEYGAKTEKYHLLREVITGKKERLPERRQTKNYGQIIKNRSVSLFSTLDCIAACHQSDWPLTMEELDHYYGYVVYQHTFKSYTDDLRMRIIDGRDRAKIYLDDQEIATQYQEEIGDEINLPTHSNDTHDLKILMENMGRVNYGSKLQAETQQKGIRNGVILDIHFTKKWKHYCLNFEHLDLLNWENGYQSGPGFHEYIFEADEVKETFIDLEGFGKGVVFVNGHHCGRFYEAGPTLSLYIPGPFLKKGINQIIIFETEGCYRDKIELIGQPKYL, encoded by the coding sequence TTGGGTAGTATTGAAGTAAATAAAGAGTTTTTCATCAATGGAAATAAAGTTAAGATTATTTCTGGAGCAGTGCATTATTTTCGAATTGTACCTGAGTATTGGCGCGACACACTCTTGGATTTAAAAGCAATGGGATGCAATACTGTTGAAACATATGTACCATGGAATCTACATGAACCATATCAAGGAAAATATGATTTTTCGGGTATTAAAGACATTGAAACATTTTTGAAACTAGCTGAGGAATTGGAATTATTTGTTATATTACGAGCTTCACCTTATATATGCGCTGAATGGGAAATGGGTGGTTTACCAGCATGGTTGTTAAAATATCCTCGTATTCGTTTACGAACTAATGATAAACAATATCTTAAATGTCTGGATCAATATTTTTCAATTTTATTACCTAAATTAAGTAAGTATCAAATTACTCAAAATGGGCCGATAATATTGGCTCAATTAGAAAATGAATATGGTTCATACGGTGAAGATAAAGAATATTTATTGGCTGTGTATCAGATGATGAGAAAATATGGAATTGAAGTACCTCTCTTTACAGCTGATGGAACATGGCATGAAGCCTTAAATGCGGGTTCTTTATTGGAAAAAAAAGTTTTTCCTACAGGAAACTTTGGATCACAAGCAAAAGAAAATATTACGGTGTTAAAAAAATTCATGGAATCCTATCAAATTACGGCACCGTTAATGTGTATGGAATTTTGGGATGGCTGGTTTAATCGCTGGAATCAAGAAATAATTAAAAGAGATCCCCAAGAATTTGTAAATTCAGCGCAAGAAATGTTGTCGTTGGGCAGTGTCAATTTTTATATGTTTCAAGGCGGGACAAATTTTGGATGGATGAATGGCTGTTCGGCTCGAAAAGAACATGATTTGCCCCAAATAACTTCATATGATTATGATGCGATTCTAACTGAGTATGGTGCTAAAACAGAGAAATACCATTTATTGAGAGAAGTAATCACTGGAAAAAAAGAGCGTTTACCAGAGCGGCGTCAAACTAAAAATTATGGTCAAATAATAAAAAATCGAAGTGTCTCTTTATTTAGTACGCTTGATTGTATTGCTGCCTGTCATCAGTCTGATTGGCCTTTAACGATGGAAGAGTTAGATCATTATTATGGTTACGTGGTCTATCAACATACTTTTAAAAGTTATACTGATGATTTACGGATGCGAATTATTGATGGACGTGATCGAGCAAAAATATATCTGGATGATCAAGAGATTGCTACTCAATATCAAGAAGAAATTGGTGATGAGATTAATTTACCGACACATAGCAATGATACTCATGATTTAAAGATATTAATGGAAAATATGGGTCGGGTCAATTATGGTTCTAAGTTACAAGCTGAGACGCAACAAAAAGGAATCCGTAATGGGGTAATTTTAGATATCCATTTTACCAAAAAATGGAAACATTACTGTCTTAATTTTGAGCATCTTGATTTATTGAACTGGGAAAATGGTTATCAATCAGGCCCAGGTTTCCATGAATATATTTTTGAAGCTGATGAAGTTAAAGAAACTTTTATTGATTTGGAAGGCTTTGGAAAGGGTGTGGTCTTTGTAAATGGTCATCATTGTGGCAGATTCTATGAGGCCGGACCAACACTATCACTATATATACCAGGTCCGTTTTTAAAAAAAGGGATTAATCAAATTATTATTTTTGAAACAGAAGGCTGCTATCGTGACAAGATTGAATTAATTGGTCAGCCAAAATATCTATAA
- a CDS encoding LacI family DNA-binding transcriptional regulator — MATLKEVAEFANVSIATVSRILNDDNSLTVLPETKEKVIKAAEQLNYIPKSKRKGNHDEALTVAVIQWYSFEQEMRDTYYLSLIQGVENYLKTNGIIAKRIRKDDMDLNKVLENVQGIICIGKFEFEVVKELKEYTENIVLLDMDISPVTECCVTLDFDNAMFQVVDYFNRLGHKHIGFLGRGEYEELSLHISTRKSSFIKYCQYFGLKYTELLLENELTSEAGYNLIHNLAKTKELPTAIFAVNDPIAIGAMRALQDQGIRVPEQVSIIGFNNIEAGNFTTPSLTTVYAPSKEMGNLGAMLLHEMILKKKALFPMRVQLPCSLLERKSCKKII, encoded by the coding sequence ATGGCTACATTAAAAGAGGTTGCTGAATTTGCGAATGTTTCAATCGCAACTGTATCACGAATATTAAATGATGATAATTCATTGACTGTTTTACCAGAAACGAAAGAAAAAGTCATCAAAGCAGCTGAACAATTAAACTATATTCCTAAATCAAAACGTAAGGGAAATCATGATGAAGCTTTGACAGTGGCAGTTATCCAGTGGTATTCTTTTGAACAAGAAATGCGCGATACATATTATTTATCTTTGATTCAAGGTGTTGAAAATTATTTAAAAACAAATGGAATCATTGCTAAAAGAATTAGAAAAGACGATATGGATTTAAATAAGGTTTTGGAAAATGTTCAAGGAATTATCTGTATTGGTAAGTTTGAATTTGAAGTGGTAAAAGAATTAAAGGAGTACACTGAAAATATTGTTTTGTTGGATATGGATATCAGCCCTGTAACTGAATGTTGTGTAACTTTGGATTTTGATAACGCAATGTTTCAGGTGGTTGATTATTTTAACCGTTTAGGTCATAAACATATTGGTTTTTTAGGACGGGGCGAGTACGAAGAATTATCACTTCATATTAGTACTAGAAAGAGTAGTTTTATTAAATATTGCCAGTATTTTGGCTTGAAATATACTGAATTGCTGCTGGAAAATGAATTAACGAGTGAAGCTGGCTATAATTTGATACATAATTTAGCTAAAACCAAGGAACTTCCAACGGCTATTTTTGCTGTCAACGATCCAATTGCTATAGGTGCAATGCGGGCATTACAAGATCAGGGAATAAGAGTTCCTGAACAAGTTTCTATTATTGGGTTTAATAATATTGAAGCTGGTAATTTTACTACACCATCATTAACGACTGTTTATGCGCCTTCAAAGGAGATGGGAAATCTTGGTGCGATGCTGTTACATGAAATGATTTTAAAGAAAAAAGCTTTATTTCCGATGCGAGTACAGTTGCCATGCTCGTTACTAGAACGTAAATCATGTAAGAAAATTATATAA
- the glgB gene encoding 1,4-alpha-glucan branching protein GlgB, whose amino-acid sequence MLDDFLIHVFHKGNTLEAYKVFGAHLETNDHKKGVRFTVYAPNARSVQVVGDFNDWDGQNHYMERYTDGGIWTLFIPGVKEFALYKYRIETQNFATVDRADPYAFYSELRPGTASRVYNIERFRWADKKWLNSRTKNFDKPMNIYEVNIGSWKMKKDFTAEEDGEFYSYEEMIELLIPYLVENNYTHLELMPLTEFPFDGSWGYQATGYFSITSRYGEPKGLMKFINACHKAGIGVIMDFVPAHYVKDGHGLYKFDGGFVYDYPDINRRYTEWDSVYFDVGREEVRSFLMSSVGFLAEYFHIDGIRFDAVSNLIYWKGNKEAGVNDGALEFMKRMNNHMKGYYPGVMLIAEDSSDFNGVTKAPDIGGLGFDYKWDLGWMNDTLKYMKLDPVYRQGDHNLLTFSMAYFYSENFILPFSHDEVVHSKGTIIDKIWGNNEQKFAQLKTLYTYMMIHPGKKLNFMGNELGEYKEWDEKVALGWNILKYPIHDSFHKFMIRLNEVYKTYPCMYEQDYGMDGFEWLVVDDRAQSVFAIERKGTDGSSLIAVMNFTGNKHEGYMVPVNQPGSYKEILNSDTDIYTGSNFVNKRAIKAKEGQTLNKEYYIPVNIAPFGSMIFEYKGSK is encoded by the coding sequence ATGCTCGATGATTTTTTAATTCACGTATTTCACAAAGGAAATACATTAGAAGCGTATAAAGTATTTGGTGCTCATTTAGAAACAAATGACCACAAAAAAGGTGTCCGCTTCACCGTCTATGCACCTAATGCACGAAGTGTACAAGTCGTAGGTGATTTTAATGACTGGGATGGGCAAAACCATTATATGGAAAGGTATACAGATGGAGGAATCTGGACTTTATTTATTCCTGGGGTAAAAGAATTTGCTCTTTATAAGTACCGGATTGAAACACAAAATTTTGCGACAGTAGATCGTGCTGATCCATATGCGTTTTATAGTGAGTTACGACCAGGAACAGCGTCAAGGGTTTACAATATTGAACGGTTTCGTTGGGCTGATAAAAAATGGCTTAATAGCCGAACAAAGAATTTTGATAAACCAATGAATATTTATGAAGTAAATATTGGTTCTTGGAAAATGAAAAAGGATTTTACGGCAGAAGAAGACGGTGAATTCTACTCTTATGAAGAGATGATAGAGCTTCTAATTCCATATTTAGTTGAAAATAACTATACTCATTTGGAATTAATGCCACTGACAGAATTTCCGTTTGATGGTTCGTGGGGGTATCAAGCAACTGGGTATTTTAGTATAACTAGTCGTTATGGTGAACCGAAAGGTTTAATGAAATTTATCAATGCTTGTCATAAGGCGGGAATAGGTGTCATTATGGATTTTGTTCCTGCACATTATGTAAAAGATGGACATGGTCTTTATAAGTTTGATGGTGGATTTGTATATGATTATCCAGATATTAATCGTCGTTATACTGAATGGGACAGTGTTTATTTTGATGTTGGGCGTGAAGAAGTTAGAAGCTTTTTAATGAGTAGTGTTGGCTTTTTAGCTGAATATTTCCACATTGATGGGATACGTTTTGATGCGGTAAGTAACTTGATCTATTGGAAAGGCAATAAAGAAGCTGGAGTTAATGATGGTGCGTTAGAATTCATGAAACGTATGAATAATCATATGAAGGGTTATTATCCTGGTGTGATGTTGATTGCTGAAGATTCAAGTGATTTTAATGGCGTTACAAAAGCACCAGATATTGGTGGCCTTGGATTTGATTATAAATGGGATTTGGGATGGATGAATGATACTTTAAAATATATGAAACTAGATCCAGTTTACCGTCAAGGTGATCATAATTTACTAACGTTCTCGATGGCTTATTTTTATAGTGAAAATTTCATTTTACCATTTTCTCATGATGAAGTAGTTCATAGTAAGGGAACTATCATTGATAAAATTTGGGGTAATAATGAACAAAAATTTGCCCAATTAAAAACACTTTATACTTATATGATGATTCATCCTGGAAAGAAATTAAATTTCATGGGAAATGAATTGGGTGAATATAAAGAGTGGGATGAAAAGGTAGCTTTAGGATGGAATATTCTTAAGTATCCTATTCATGATTCCTTTCATAAATTTATGATTAGATTAAATGAAGTTTATAAAACATATCCATGTATGTATGAACAGGATTATGGAATGGATGGTTTTGAATGGTTAGTTGTTGATGATCGAGCACAAAGTGTATTTGCAATTGAAAGAAAAGGAACGGATGGAAGTTCTTTAATTGCTGTTATGAATTTTACAGGAAACAAACATGAGGGATATATGGTTCCAGTAAATCAGCCAGGAAGTTATAAAGAAATTTTAAATAGTGATACTGATATCTATACTGGAAGCAATTTCGTTAATAAACGGGCTATAAAAGCTAAAGAGGGTCAAACTTTAAATAAGGAATATTACATACCAGTAAATATTGCGCCATTTGGCAGCATGATTTTCGAATATAAAGGCTCTAAATAA
- a CDS encoding glycogen/starch/alpha-glucan phosphorylase, producing MFKNKEEFKFEFSRRIIESYGRTVEEAHITERFLVLETMVRDYASVNWATSKAIIRNNYQKQMHYFSMEFLMGRLLVNNMMNLGIYQIAKDGLEEYGINIHDLEELETDAGLGNGGLGRLAACFMDSLASLAYPGHGHTIRYEYGLFKQKIENGYQIELPDQWMQTGFNWEVRKPKHRVPVKFFGKIIFNETTGKYEHVDAEEVYAVPYDVPIVGNDTTNTNTLRLWSAEASDNIPANQDFRQYIQNVRDICQMLYPDDSTPAGKMLRLKQEYFFTCAGLNSIVRAHLRQYPNLNNFHQKNVIQLNDTHPVLAIPELMRILIDEQGYEWEEAWDITTQTFAYTNHTILAEALETWPISLMQSLLPRVYEIIEEIHRRFIGYVKMASDRDEELLNRVMILRDGTVYMARLAIVGSFSVNGVAKLHSDILAERELKDFAQLYPSKFNNKTNGITHRRWLAYCNPELSSLISEYIGDEWIKHPERLEDLMGHLDDLTLQDRFLAVKKERKQILADYIKEHNGITVDVDSIFDIQVKRLHAYKRQLLNILHVIDLYLRMKENPDFRIEPRTFIFGAKAASGYYFAKKVIKLINSVGDVVNNDSETNKYLKVVFLENYGVTLAEKIMPAADVSEQISTAGKEASGTGNMKFMMNGAITLGTLDGANVEIAELVGEENCVIFGMKDHEVKELQMSGAYKAWDYYNNNPRLKRIIDSLMDGTFHENREEFRVIFEELMNKNDEYFVLADYEAYCQAQSSVRDLYKDRSRWAKVCLTNIAKSGFFSSDRTIQQYVDDIWHLDKVKF from the coding sequence ATGTTTAAGAATAAAGAAGAATTTAAATTTGAATTTTCAAGAAGAATTATAGAATCTTATGGACGAACTGTAGAAGAAGCACATATTACTGAACGCTTCTTAGTTTTGGAAACAATGGTTCGTGACTATGCTTCAGTAAACTGGGCAACTAGTAAAGCGATTATTCGTAATAACTATCAAAAACAAATGCATTATTTCTCAATGGAATTTCTAATGGGACGATTATTAGTAAATAATATGATGAACTTAGGAATATATCAGATTGCTAAAGATGGTCTTGAAGAATATGGAATCAATATTCATGATTTAGAGGAGCTTGAAACAGATGCTGGTCTAGGAAACGGTGGTCTTGGAAGACTAGCAGCTTGCTTTATGGATTCATTGGCTTCACTAGCATATCCGGGGCATGGGCATACGATTCGTTATGAATATGGATTATTTAAACAAAAAATTGAAAATGGTTATCAAATCGAATTACCAGATCAATGGATGCAAACAGGATTTAACTGGGAAGTGAGAAAGCCGAAACATCGAGTACCAGTAAAGTTCTTTGGTAAAATTATTTTTAATGAAACGACAGGGAAATATGAACATGTTGATGCTGAGGAAGTGTACGCAGTTCCTTATGATGTCCCTATTGTCGGTAATGATACTACAAATACTAATACGCTTCGTTTGTGGAGTGCTGAAGCAAGTGATAATATTCCTGCAAATCAAGATTTTAGGCAATATATCCAAAATGTTAGAGATATTTGTCAAATGTTATACCCTGATGACTCAACTCCTGCGGGAAAAATGTTGCGTTTGAAACAAGAATATTTCTTTACTTGTGCAGGATTAAATTCTATTGTAAGGGCGCATTTAAGACAATATCCAAATTTGAATAATTTCCATCAAAAAAATGTTATCCAATTAAATGATACACATCCTGTTTTAGCAATTCCTGAATTAATGCGTATTTTGATTGACGAACAAGGATATGAATGGGAAGAAGCATGGGATATTACGACACAGACGTTTGCTTATACAAATCATACGATTTTAGCTGAAGCGCTTGAAACATGGCCAATCAGTTTAATGCAGTCATTATTGCCAAGAGTTTATGAAATTATTGAAGAAATTCATCGACGTTTTATTGGGTATGTTAAAATGGCAAGTGACCGTGATGAAGAGTTATTGAATCGAGTAATGATTTTACGCGATGGTACAGTCTACATGGCGCGACTTGCAATTGTTGGAAGTTTTAGTGTCAATGGGGTGGCAAAATTACATTCTGATATTCTAGCGGAACGTGAATTAAAAGATTTTGCACAATTATATCCATCAAAATTTAATAATAAGACTAATGGGATTACACATCGTCGCTGGTTAGCATATTGCAATCCAGAACTATCATCATTAATTAGTGAATATATCGGAGATGAATGGATCAAGCATCCGGAAAGATTAGAAGATCTAATGGGGCATTTAGATGATCTTACCCTTCAAGATCGTTTCTTGGCGGTGAAAAAAGAAAGAAAACAAATTTTAGCTGACTATATTAAAGAACATAACGGAATTACTGTTGATGTTGACAGTATCTTTGATATTCAAGTAAAACGTCTTCATGCTTATAAACGTCAATTATTAAATATTCTTCATGTTATTGATCTGTATTTAAGAATGAAAGAAAATCCTGATTTTAGAATTGAACCGAGAACATTTATTTTTGGGGCAAAAGCTGCAAGTGGATATTATTTTGCTAAAAAAGTTATTAAGTTAATTAATAGTGTTGGCGATGTTGTAAATAATGATTCGGAAACTAATAAATACTTAAAAGTAGTCTTTTTAGAAAATTACGGAGTTACTTTAGCTGAAAAAATCATGCCAGCGGCTGATGTATCGGAACAAATCTCAACTGCTGGTAAAGAGGCTAGTGGTACGGGAAATATGAAATTTATGATGAATGGTGCGATTACATTAGGGACTTTGGATGGAGCAAATGTTGAAATTGCAGAATTAGTTGGTGAAGAAAACTGTGTAATCTTTGGAATGAAAGATCATGAAGTTAAAGAATTACAAATGAGTGGTGCTTATAAGGCATGGGATTATTATAATAATAATCCAAGATTAAAGAGAATTATCGATAGCTTGATGGATGGTACATTCCATGAGAATCGTGAAGAATTCCGGGTTATTTTTGAAGAGTTAATGAATAAAAATGATGAATATTTTGTTTTGGCTGATTATGAAGCATATTGCCAAGCTCAAAGTTCTGTGCGTGATCTATATAAAGATCGTTCAAGATGGGCAAAAGTATGTCTAACAAATATTGCAAAGAGTGGGTTCTTCTCATCAGATCGAACTATTCAACAATATGTTGACGATATTTGGCATTTAGATAAAGTAAAATTTTAA